From the Brassica napus cultivar Da-Ae chromosome A8, Da-Ae, whole genome shotgun sequence genome, one window contains:
- the LOC106395638 gene encoding FAS1 domain-containing protein SELMODRAFT_448915, whose product MATSSHLLLIFLITTVSFLTPAAFPPSITPQDQQHADRIIQAMIGAGEFRDWAADFLSAVDDQFGIPLSATIFIPSDFDAAGITSSSGGGATNPGRLSVAYHIVPQRLSFADLRILQPLSRLPTLLPGNSIVITNNSVSDFTVDGVLVSEPDLFLSSSIAIHGVASPLDFSRYGDFENGGDTALADSLRPLSQNRRRRRPEFNKNRTSASVSIAHLSTCSFLLPLALALF is encoded by the coding sequence ATGGCCACCTCAAGCCATCTCCtcctcatcttcctcatcacCACCGTCTCATTTCTCACTCCCGCCGCTTTCCCTCCGTCAATCACGCCGCAAGATCAGCAACACGCAGACAGAATCATCCAAGCCATGATCGGAGCCGGCGAATTCCGCGACTGGGCCGCCGATTTCCTCTCCGCCGTCGACGACCAATTCGGAATCCCTCTCTCTGCCACTATCTTCATCCCCAGCGACTTTGACGCCGCCGGCATCACCTCCTCTAGCGGCGGCGGCGCAACCAACCCCGGTCGTCTCTCCGTCGCTTACCACATCGTTCCTCAGCGTCTCTCCTTCGCCGACCTCCGCATCTTGCAACCTCTCTCTCGCCTCCCGACTCTCCTCCCCGGAAACTCGATCGTCATCACCAACAACTCCGTTTCCGATTTCACAGTCGACGGCGTTCTCGTCTCCGAGCCGGATCTTTTCCTCTCTTCTTCGATTGCGATTCACGGTGTCGCTTCGCCGCTTGACTTCTCTCGTTACGGAGACTTTGAAAACGGTGGTGATACTGCTTTAGCCGATAGTCTCCGTCCTTTGTCTCAAAATCGTCGTCGCCGCCGTCCTGAGTTCAACAAGAATCGAACCTCTGCTTCAGTCTCCATCGCACATCTCTCCACATGTTCGTTCTTGCTCCCGTTGGCTCTCGCTCTGTTCTGA